The genome window tggaggggctggatgggctctctgggcagcacagggagctgtaGATCGAAACCCCTGTGGTGTTCCAACTTTGGGAATGCCCTTTTCATCCCAGGGCCTGGCAGCGGGGCTGTTCCTCATCCCAGAGCCATCCATCTCTCCTGCCCCGTTCAGCACTGCCGCATTCCCAGCACTTTTCCACAGCCAGTTTCCTGTGGAATCATTGATTTGCTGTCCCGAGTGCCAAGGGAAGCCCAGCCCACCCAGGTGTCTGAAGGGCTGGTCCATCCCTTGGGAAGAGAGGATGGAAGTGGCCTCTGTGGAGGGCCCAGGCGCTGCAGggtggaaaaatgaaataaaaacccaaattaaaaaaaaaaaacaacaatagCATCCCCACGGATAAtggtggggcagggagaggaattCCATGGATAGTGGTGAATGAGAGAGGAATTCCATGGGATAACAGCGAGGCAGAGGAATTCCATGGATAGTGGTGAATGAGAGAGGAATTCCATGGGATAACGGTGAGGCAGAGGAATTCCATGGATAATGGTGACCCAGAGGGATCATATGGATAATCATAAATGAGAAAGGAAATCCATGGATAATGGTGAGCCAGGGAGAGGGATCCCATGGATAACGGTGAGCCAGAGGGATCCCATGGATAATGATGAATGAGAGAGGAATTCCATGGATAATGGTGAATGAGAGAGAAATTCCATGGATAATGGCGAGCTAGAGACATCCCATGGATAATGATGAATGAGAGAGGAATTCCATGGATAATGGTCAAATGAGAGGGATCCCATGGATAACAGTGGGGCAGGGAAAAGAATCTCAGGCATAATGATGAGCAAGGGAGAGGAAATCCATGGATAGCAGTGAGCCTGGGAGAGGAATTCCATGGATAATGGTGAGCCAGGGAGAGGAATTCCACGGATTGCAGTGAGACAGGAATAAGGACATCAGAGactcctgctctggggaggggCTGGATTGGAAGATGACTTCCAAGAGGAAGGGGAGAGGAAGGCAGCCGGCAGAGATGAGGGATAAACCCCTGCGTGCCAGCGGTGAGGAGGTGACAATTCCTCAACCGGCCCCTTCCCAAACCCTCTCCTcgtgtccctgcaggaaaacacccgGACCATGAAGGCGGCGCTCGCGTTCCTTCTCCCACTGGTGCTCGCGCTGGTGCCGGCGGCCAGCGGGCAGCGGCGGAAACCCCCCCGCAGACCCACGCGGCCGCCCGCGCCCTTCGAGGAGCCCGCGGAGCCCACGgagctgccccctcccctccctccaggCCCGCCGTCCGTCTTCCCCGACTGCCCGCGGGAATGCTACTGCCCGCCGGACTTCCCGTCGGCGCTGTACTGCGACAGCCGCAACCTGCGCACGGTGCCGGTGATCCCGCCGCGCATCCACTACCTGTACCTGCAGAACAACTTCATCGCCGACCTGCCCGAGGAGTCCTTCCGCAACGCCACCGGCCTCAAGTGGGTCAACCTGGACAACAACCGCATCCGCAAGGTGGACAGGAAGGTGCTGGAGAAGCTGGAAAACCTCATCTTCCTCTACATGGAGAGGAACCAGCTGAAGGAGGTGCCCGCCTTCCTGCCGCCCAacctggagcagctccggcTCAGCAGGAACCAGATCTCCAAGATCCCCGCCGGCGTCTTCAACAAGCTGGAGAACCTGGTGCTGCTGGACCTGCACCACAACAAGCTGAGCGACGGCGTCTTCAACAAGAACACCTTCAAGGGGCTCAAGAACCTCATGCAGCTCAACCTGGCCCACAACATCCTGAGGAAGATG of Anomalospiza imberbis isolate Cuckoo-Finch-1a 21T00152 chromosome 26, ASM3175350v1, whole genome shotgun sequence contains these proteins:
- the PRELP gene encoding prolargin, which produces MKAALAFLLPLVLALVPAASGQRRKPPRRPTRPPAPFEEPAEPTELPPPLPPGPPSVFPDCPRECYCPPDFPSALYCDSRNLRTVPVIPPRIHYLYLQNNFIADLPEESFRNATGLKWVNLDNNRIRKVDRKVLEKLENLIFLYMERNQLKEVPAFLPPNLEQLRLSRNQISKIPAGVFNKLENLVLLDLHHNKLSDGVFNKNTFKGLKNLMQLNLAHNILRKMPPGVPSAIHQLFLDRNNIEDIPSDYFKEFPNLAFIRLNYNQISDKGLPKNSFNLTNLLVLHLAHNKLTNVPFISPKLEHLYLNNNSIEKINGTQICPTSLVSIQDFSPSDLDSVPRLRYLRLDGNLLKPPIPLDLMLCFRLLQSVVF